Genomic segment of Ailuropoda melanoleuca isolate Jingjing chromosome 1, ASM200744v2, whole genome shotgun sequence:
attttatttactttttggagACAGCgttagcacaagcagggggaacagcggagggagagggagaagcaggcttcccgctgagcagggagcccaattcggggctcgatcccaggaccctgggatcataacctgagctgaaggcagacgcttcactgacggagccacccaggcaccccttccctttttcttaacTTAAAGAACTCCTAttacttttataaagaaaatacacttcACAATATGTAAGTTAAGGACACAACCCTAACACTTCTAGGAAACATGCCAGAGGTCTGGTCCTTCCCCTCAGGATGGACTGCATCCTGCAGATTCAACACCACCAAGGAAGAGACCAAAGATGCCAACAGTCAGACACCGGAAGGACCCAGAANNNNNNNNNNNNNNNNNNNNNNNNNNNNNNNNNNNNNNNNNNNNNNNNNNNNNNNNNNNNNNNNNNNNNNNNNNNNNNNNNNNNNNNNNNNNNNNNNNNNGTTACCCACAGGGCACATGACAGAGGAAGACTCCAGTCTGACTTCTGTCGGCGGGTCCTCACGGACCCGACACTGCCGTACCCGACATGCATGCGGACAGCCAGAGCAGCGCGGAGGACCGGACAGCGTACCTCTGTCTGGAATGAGCAGCTTGCAGGGCAAAGCCAAGGGCGTGATGGAATGCTGACACACCAAAgccgtcaggctccctgccaacAGAAGAGAGCAGAAGGGAGTTAACGCCGCCCTGAACACCGCACCGGCGAGTACTTACATTTTTAGCAACTAACACGCTCCGTTATTGCGGGACTTGGTGCAAAACTTCAGTGAAGTGACCAGTCCAGCAAAGCAGCTAAGAGCTAGGGAAAGGAACTGCAGGTGATTCTCGGCCGAGACACGTAGGCACTGATTTATAAAAAGGAAGTCAGCCATCGGCTGAGTCTGAGACAGACCAGGGGCCTCCGTGGTCCCTGCAAGGTGCTCCTGGAGGCCAGGACCGTGCGTGTGGGTGTCTTCCCAACAAGCCTGCGAGGTTGGGAAGGGCTCCTCTTATGGGGGGAAGGGCTTGATGTCGGGGGTCCTCGCCTCTCTGCGTGTCCAGAGGGTGGGGCCACGGCTCCGGCTCCAACCCGGTCCCCGCTCACGGGCCTGTCTGCCAGGGCGCTACCTGCACGCCATCTGTTCGGTTTTGAGAAAGCCTTCAGAACAATTCCTTAGCCGTTTATCTTAGAGATGATAACTCGGGTGAGGGGCAaggggagcccagggtgggggacGGCCCTGCCTCTCTGGGCAGCAGTGGGGTGCACACCGCGTGGGCCAGAACACCGACTGTGACCTCACAGCCACTTACCAAAATAGGGTTCGTTGGGGCACCCTTTCAACCGCACTCCCTTCGGGGTACACTCGATCAGAAAGTGCCGAACGAGTTCATTGGCCAGATCTCCCACTGTGGTgagagattgaaaaggaagaaaagagaatttaaatacgAGAGCATGGGAGGGtggaagagagggacagagcaccAGCTAAAGGGAGGGGCCCCCGGAGCCGGGCTGCTGGCATCCTGGGAAGAAGAGCGGAGCCCCCCCCCATGGCGACATGCCCAGAGGTGCAGGGGTCCCAGGGAGACACTCACACATTCTACAAGCACTCCCAGCACAGGGAATCAGTCAGCAGCTACAAACAGAAATGCACtgtgcagccccctcccctcattAGGGGAGAGACTAGAAGGACCTGGACGCAAGGTGATGCCCAAGAGCAAGCCACTGACAAGAGCGCAGGAACCAGTCTTGAGGGTACGACAGAGCCAGGAGCCACATGACAGGCCCCCGGGAAGGAAGCCCTCCATCACTGGGACCAGACAGAACATCGCTACCCCTGCCAGTCCGCACAATGAAAGACGAGGCACGTTCAGAAAACCACCAAAATGAGCTGGAAACCGCCCAACAGCAGCACCCACTGGTGGTGGGTCTGGTCCCCGCCTGGCCCATGGGCAGCTCCCACGCGGCGCTCACGGACAACAGCGGCCAGCACCTCAGGGGCAGCGGGGCTGGCAGGAAGGAGATGGGCAGACTCCGTGGCCAGCTGTGGCAAACACAGGTGCAGAAAAGAGCATCGTGCCTCCTCAGCTGTGGGAGGAAAAGGATCTGTGTCTTCTGCACTGAAGGGGACACACACTCTGGGGACAAGTGTCTCAGTGGTACGGCCCACCGCTGGCTGCCTGGAGAACAGATCCATCCTGGACATGGGTCGCTGCCCGGTCTCCGGCTACCAGAGGCGGGATGCTGACTTGCTGGGCTCTTTCGAATGGATCCTTGGACGGTGACACCCAAATGCCAAatttggggctgggggaggacagGCAGCCAGTGAAGATTTCAGCCAGAGAACGCTGACGACGTTCTGTGACCTTCACCTTAGGGTTGAGTCAAAGGCGGCCTGACAGGCAGATGCACACCGGGAGGCGAGAACACACAGAGCAACGTCCGCGTTTCCCAAGGGACAGTGCACGCCAGTTTCTGTGGGAAAGCCACCAGCTCGCAGTTTCCAAGGAGCCAGGAGCCCCGCACGCTCCACAGCGCCCGTCCCCGCTCTCCCCTGGGACCCCGTCCGCAGACACAGGCTGCTCCCGTCCTGAGACTCTTCCTGCTCGAATCCGCGTTCAGGACTGTCGGAGGTTCTCACGCTGGGCTCCTCTCCAGGCTTAGCAGTTCTACTCAATGCGCATGAAGCCCTCCTCCCAGCACCATCCGGATTTGGGGTCTGTGCTGAGTCACCTGCAGCCCTGCCCCTTCCGCTCACCCCACAGCAGACACCCAGGTTCCCTGAAAGCCCCTCGGCCAAATGCCTTGACCACCAAACCTGACGTCCTTCCAGGAGCAGCTCCGAGGTCACTTCCTCCTGGAAGCCGTGAGCCGAGCCTCCACCCGGGGATTCCCATCAACCCTCTCGGATCTTGGGTGCAGCACGCGAGTGAAGCAGGTCAGTGTCACTTTGCTCCTTAAACACGTGAGCTCCGAATCTGCTTATCCGGACTCCTCAGCTCCCAGCGAGTCCAGCACCCACACAAGGAGCCTGCCTCCTTGCTCTTCCTGATGTGACGTTTTTGACAAACTGACCATTGGTGGCTACCCTGTGTCACAGGAGTCTCCTGGCACCATTCTTTCAACGGCATTTGCTCACTTCgcatctctgtgtcacattttggtatttCTTGCAATATTTCCagcttttccattattattacatttattactgTGATCCGTGATTACGACAGGTGGAACACTCTGATGGCGGTGAGCTTTTTCACCgaaagtattttttcattaagGTATGTGCGTTGTTTTTTCTAGACACAAGCCGCTGCACACTTTGTGGACCATAGTACAGAGTAAACCTGGCTTTTACACGCACCGAGAAGCCCGAAAGCTTATCTGACGCACACCATTGCGATACGCATTATCGCGATACGACTTATTGTGATTCACGTTATTGCGATAAACGCTCCTGCAGTGTCTCCGAGGTGTgcctgcattcattcattccctggAAAGCCGTCAGCGAGGACAGAAAGCAACAGGTACGAGCAGCCTTACAAGTAGAAACAATGAATCTTATAGTGGGAGCACAAGCAACTCACAAAAGAATGCATACTAGTTTTCTGATATGAAGTTGAAAACAGGCAAAACCACGATGTTCAGGGATTCCTATTTTGGTGGTTAATATACACAAGCTGTAACGCTACCACCTACTTGGTAGGCCTCCTGTCCTCCGCTCTTAACGGCGTGTGTCCGTCAGGACACGGAGGAAGGGGCAGGTGCAGCTGGGGATGGGGCTTGTCAccggaggaggggagaaaggccCCATGACTCCGTGACTCTGCGCCGGAACTGCTATCAGCGCAAACTCACCGACCTTTTAGAGAGATTCGGTCCCTCGCTCTGGACACCAGAGAGAAGCAGTCACCTCAGACACTCCGACACACGCAGCACTCATACATTCAGGTTCCCAGAGACCAACACGCAGAAGTGGGGATTCTTGGAGAAATGGTGGGCAGGGAAAGGACGGACAGTAGGACATCGGAAGGACACAGGGCCAGCCCCAGGGGCCTCACGGAGCCCAATCTAGGGGTTGTGGAATACACACAAGATCGTGGGAGGATGGAGTGTGACACACAGGAGGGGCACGCAGGGGCCTCCCCTCAAGGTCGTCTTCTGGGTTGTGGGCACGAATGTTTACCATGCACGGAGCCATCGCAGCCTTCTCTGCACGTGTTTGCGTCCGTGATGGAAAGTACACAGAAGAGTAAGTCAAAGATCTGAATTACAGCCGGACATGGTTCATCAGGCAGAGGGCGGTGGGGACAAGGACAGctttgcccctcaccctgggGGTCATCGGACACCAGCATCACTCTTAATCCAGTAAAACGCTCTCTGGAGTGTGGGTGCGAGAATGGCGTGTGCAGGACACTGCCTTTTacatgaggaaaaaggaaagtgcCTGTCTGCAGACACTGGAGAGACAGTCGGCGAGAAGTCACAGGAATTTATTATGATTCCTGGGGCAGAATGGGGCCCGGGTGCCTCGGCGAGGCCCGTTTCTATCGTTTTGGCAGCTGAGCAAGGGAATGCATCACTCATTCaaagcaataaagaaataaaattcacaaatcatTAACGTTCTTGCTCGTACAAGGGCGGCCCCGAGGGAAGCACGCTGGAAAAAGACAAGAGACTCAGGAGAAACTCTAGCCATGTCTGTAAAGTCACCAACATCTTACTGGCGTAGATAAGGCACAGACACCGTAGGCGGGTGAGTGCTCCCCACGAGCTTCCGGGTCCCTACCTTTCTTGTTGAGCTGCAAGACGGAAGGGGGAGGAGTGGCCACCTTCATGGCCAGGCCGTAGGCTCCTCGGAAGGAGTGGCTGTCCCTGACGATGAATGACCCAGGCTCCTTGTCCTTCAGCATGGCGAtggctggggagggaagcagagtgACACACACATTTGTCAGGGTCCACACGGCCTGTCTGCGCTCACGGCAGACAAGCGCTTTCGCAAACTGGGTCAGAGGGAGCAGGCGTGGGtcccttgggggtggggtgggggtctcTGTGATGACGCGTTGTTTTCAAGGGGGGCCTGACCGCAAAGGATGAGGACCGCCCCCCAAATCTGGCACACGCAACTCCTGTTTGCCTCACAGCACCTGTGAGGCACGGGGGGGGCCCCTCAGCTGACCACCCAGGAATCCGGCCCACCCACCAGCCCAAGTGCCCAGACCAGGTCCCCGTACACACAGCGTGGCGGGGCAGGAGGTGAGGAGCGAGGCTCTCTCCCGTCCCTGCAGTGGCCCCGCCTGGTGCCCCCTCCTGGAGCGGCGGCGTACTTAGACATTTTCGAGTGTGCACTTCCGACCAAAGAGGAGGACCACTTCCATCGAAAGGATGGACCCAAAAAGTTACCgaatttttaacagaaataaaaattcacccCAGGGGATGGCAAAAATGTGGTCATAAGTGGCCCTCTGTCCTGTGGCTCCGTGGCCGACTGCATCCAGCCTGCATGGGGCTGTGAGCGCCCTACACCGTCAGGGCTGACGGCTGGGCCTGGCACAGccgccctcccctcctccctaccTGAGGCTCAGGGCATTTAGCTGATAATGGTCGCTTACAAATaaaatccctgccctccaggTGGACGGGGCCCACCGGGTCCTCTGCTCGGGGTGGCGCAAGAGGGACCGGTAAGGGCAGGCCTCAGCTGGATGCTGCCCAGACACGAGCCAGCATTTCCTCTCGTCCCTGAAATGCCTCTCAGAATTTACTTTATTGACTTttacactttattaaaaaaaaaagaaaaaacgacGGATTTCAAGTATATAGTAATACAAAATTACAGCCACGAACTGCCCGTGGGCAGAGCCAGAAGCGTGGTCTGGAGTGGATGAGGACGCGAACCCCGCCACACCTCAGCAAATAACCGTGGAGCCCCTGTCCGAGGCCCAGCTCCCAGCAGGCGACCACTTTACTGTAGGATGACATGGTCGGGTTTTCCCACCGGCCTTCTTTCTCGTGGCCCCGTGGCTTTGCTCATGGGCAGGACGCGGACACGGGGCAGACACTGCCAAAATGCACGCAGGTGGGAGGGCACGGCTCTCTGGAAGGGGGGCAGGTTTGGTGCAGCCCTGGGGGGGCCTGCACTTGACCTCACGGACCATGCACAAGGGcactggggctggtggggaggtgaGTGTGANGGTGGGGAGGTGAGCGTGCGTGGGCACAAGGACCCACCCACGAACCCCTGCAGGCTTCTGCTCGTAGCAGGTGTCTGCATCTGGGAACTGACTGTGCATTTTTCTGTTGACGTAGGGAAAAGATCTGTGATAGAATAACATGTTTTCAATCACGATATGCCTCACCAGCGCTTTTGGATTTCCCTTTTAACGTCATAATCTTATTTTGCTGGGTTTGGGGAGACAGACGTCACAGGCCACAGACGGAGCAGAGGCCGGGGCTGCCCGAAGAGGAGAGCTTGAGGTTCATGTCAGACGCTGTTCCGAACCAGACTGAGAGGGACCCGTCCCGCAGGACGAGGCCCTGCCCCATGGGGGCCTCACATTCCCCTGTGAGGTCGGTGGAGTCAGCGGCCACATCCCCAACCGCCTCCCGCTGCTGGTGTTTTCAGAGCCGAGCGGCGTCTGCAAACACAGCTCTATTCCATCTCCACTCTACCCGGTGGCCGCGTTCCCTCCTGAGGCATTTTTACATTTGGCTTAGGAAAGATCCCGAGGAATCAGCCCTGCCACAGGGATATGGGGCCAGCTGCATCCCCAAAAACGCTACCTTACTTTCTGTTCCTCCTGTGTGCCCCTGAAACGTCACTATAGCTTTTCCAGAAAAAGGCACATCCCGACAGTTAAACACAGACAAAGCCAAACCCACGGGTAGCTTTCTGCCATTTGGAGAAGGTGGCGAACCCAAGATAACATTAGTCTGGGTGGGCGTCCTCTACACAAAATAACGTGGAAATGGAGGAATTCACACCCCTACAACCCCACTGGAAAAATCCACACCCAGCACTCATGGTAGCTATTCTGAGATGGGGTCTACTCAAAGAAGTATCTGCAACCGTGTGGCTCAGAGGAGGCAAATGGCAGCGGGAACGCCTACCACCCCGCACGTGTCTATCGGGTGCCTCCCACAGCGAACCCTCCAGAACCCAGCGAGGTGGGCTACATCTGTCCTGCAGGGACCGCCTGGCGCTCGCCACCTGCCTCTGAAGCGTAGCCCCAGCTGCTCTGGCAGCTCGCCCAGCCTGCCAGCCCCGGCCAGGCACTGCGCTAGCAGAGTAGGTGGTCTGcacagaatgttctggaacaTGTCACAGGCCCTTCTCACCCCTCCAGCTGGACGAGGCACTGGGGCACTGGGCTCACAGCCTCCACCCTGGTGGTTCCTGTGCTACGGGCAGGGACGGGGGACAAGGACGCAGCACTTGGCCATGCAAAGCCCAGACCCAAGCTGAGCAGCATGGCCACAAAGGCCAATTCAGGGAATTGGAGGTCTCTCCGGGCCACGGGCTCCCCCCATGAAACATGACAATAGGTTCCTTGAGCTCAGGGGAAGAAAGGCACATTCTTACCATTTTTATGAGCTACTTAATTGAATAGAAGAATTCCAAAGAGAAAGCTGAACAGTGCTGTTTGCCAGCCACTTAACTCTTTCTCTCCAGGCAGGTTGGGAAATAAGCCTCAGGACGACATGGGATGACGGGGGCTGCGCTGTGCATCCCTCCTCCGGGCTCCAAAGCACATTGTCCCCAGCTCAGCCCCACGCCTGCCAGCAGTCCCCAGGTTTCCTGTGGGAGGACCTCTGGGGAGGACCAGCATGTTGCAGTGACCCCACGAATCCTGCTGCGGATGACAGCTACTCGCCCCCGGGGCTGCCTTGTGGGACCAAACCCCTCCTGGACCCCTCTTCTATTCGTCCTCTGGGAAGAAGTAGCATTAGCTGCTCAAATAAACTAACGACGTAAGATGTTTGCCAgctgccctggggcaggagctcGCGTGCAGACATGGGGCAGGAGCTCACACATGAGGCATGCGTTCACATCCAACACACGCCCCCTTAATAGCACATGTCTGTCCACCCTGGACAAACGCAGGTGCACAGAAGCCAGGGTGCTGGAGAgacctctgtccttcctcctgacCGTCGGCCATGCGGCTCAGGGCCCGGATGGGGATGGGGAACACCTTCCTGGGACAATCCATTGCATTTTCCGCAGGGGTGTATAACAAGGTGTCAGCTCTAACCCTTCATCCCAAGGCCGTGACCCTCGGACGTCCCCACCCTGGGGTCCCGTCCTGCCCACGCACCTTGCTCTCTGGAGATATCCGCCTTGTACCAGAATTTGGATGTGTCTTGGACAAAGTTCACGGACACGTGCTTATCACCCAGATTATCTGTAAAAGAGAATGTAAAAACAGTCACTCTGGACATTTTATTGCAACCTCTCACCTTGCAGGGAACCCAAAGCTCAAAGTCCAACCCGGGGCGAGGATAGTGTGTCTCCGGGAAAGCGCGCTCTCTCTAATCCGTGGGAACCGGCTGGGGCGCGGCAGGGAGCAGGTGCTTCTGGATGCACAGAGCACAGACGGCGCGACACACGGCCAGCGCCGGGCGGCTCTCGCAGACGGAAGCCAGCGGAGCAGCGTGGTGTGACCTCCTCGTGTCAGGATCTTATTCGTACACGTTTGAAATATTGCATTCAATTTTGAAAGGATTCActgaattccagaaagagaagttatttttGAAGAACGAGGATTCCGGGTGGCGGGAGAAACAGAAGCTGATGTGGGtgagcacagagcagaggggaACGGAGAATAACGAGNCGATATGCCTCACCAGCGCTTTTGGATTTCCCTTTTAACGTCATAATCTTATTTTGCTGGGTTTGGGGAGACAGACGTCACAGGCCACAGACGGAGCAGAGGCCGGGGCTGCCCGAAGAGGAGAGCTTGAGGTTCATGTCAGACGCTGTTCCGAACCAGACTGAGAGGGACCCGTCCCGCAGGACGAGGCCCTGCCCCATGGGGGCCTCACATTCCCCTGTGAGGTCGGTGGAGTCAGCGGCCACATCCCCAACCGCCTCCCGCTGCTGGTGTTTTCAGAGCCGAGCGGCGTCTGCAAACACAGCTCTATTCCATCTCCACTCTACCCGGTGGCCGCGTTCCCTCCTGAGGCATTTTTACATTTGGCTTAGGAAAGATCCCGAGGAATCAGCCCTGCCACAGGGATATGGGGCCAGCTGCATCCCCAAAAACGCTACCTTACTTTCTGTTCCTCCTGTGTGCCCCTGAAACGTCACTATAGCTTTTCCAGAAAAAGGCACATCCCGACAGTTAAACACAGACAAAGCCAAACCCACGGGTAGCTTTCTGCCATTTGGAGAAGGTGGCGAACCCAAGATAACATTAGTCTGGGTGGGCGTCCTCTACACAAAATGACGTGGAAATGGAGGAATTCACACCCCTACAACCCCACTGGAAAAATCCACACCCAGCACTCATGGTAGCTATTCTGAGATGGGGTCTACTCAAAGAAGTATCTGCAACCGTGTGGCTCAGAGGAGGCAAATGGCAGCGGGAACGCCTACCACCCCGCATGTGTCTATCGGGTGCCTCCCACAGCGAACCCTCCAGAACCCAGCGAGGTGGGCTACATCTGTCCTGCAGGGACCGCCTGGCGCTCGCCACCTGCCTCTGAAGCGTAGCCCCAGCTGCTCTGGCAGCTCGCCCAGCCTGCCAGCCCCGGCCAGGCACTGCGCTAGCAGAGTAGGTGGTCTGcacagaatgttctggaacaTGTCACAGGCCCTTCTCACCCCTCCAGCTGGACGAGGCACTGGGGCACTGGGCTCACAGCCTCCACCCTGGTGGTTCCTGTGCTACGGGCAGGGACGGGGGACAAGGACGCAGCACTTGGCCATGCAAAGCCCAGACCCAAGCTGAGCAGCATGGCCACAAAGGCCAATTCAGGGAATTGGAGGTCTCTCCGGGCCACGGGCTCCCCCCATGAAACATGACAATAGGTTCCTTGAGCTCAGGGGAAGAAAGGCACATTCTTACCATTTTTATGAGCTACTTAATTGAATAGAAGAATTCCAAAGAGAAAGCTGAACAGTGCTGTTTGCCAGCCACTTAACTCTTTCTCTCCAGGCAGGTTGGGAAATAAGCCTCAGGACGACATGGGATGACGGGGGCTGCGCTGTGCATCCCTCCTCCGGGCTCCAAAGCACATTGTCCCCAGCTCAGCCCCACGCCTGCCAGCAGTCCCCAGGTTTCCTGTGGGAGGACCTCTGGGGAGGACCAGCATGTTGCAGCAACCCCACGAATCCTGCTGCGGATGACAGCTACTCGCCCCCGGGGCTGCCTTGTGGGACCACACCCCTCCTGGACCCCTCTTCTATTCGTCCTCTGGGAAGAAGTAGCATTAGCTGCTCAAATAAACTAACGACGTAAGATGTTTGCCAgctgccctggggcaggagctcGCGTGCAGACATGGGACAGGAGCTCACACATGAGGCATGCGTTCACATCCAACACACGCCCCCTTAATAGCACGTGTCTGTCCACCCTGGACAAACGCAGGTGCACAGAAGCCAGGGTGCTGGAGAgacctctgtccttcctcctgacCGTCGGCCATGCGGCTCAGGGCCCGGATGGGGATGGGGAACACCTTCCTGGGACAATCCATTGCATTTTCCGCAGGGGTGTATAACAAGGTGTCAGCTCTAACCCTTCATCCCAAGGCCGTGACCCTCGGACGTCCCCACCCTGGGGTCCCGTCCTGCCCACGCACCTTGCTCTCTGGAGATATCCGCCTTGTACCAGAATTTGGATGTGTCTTGGACAAAGTTCACGGACACGTGCTTATCACCCAGATTATCTGTAAAAGAGAATGTAAAAACAGTCACTCTGGACATTTTATTGCAACCTCTCACCTTGCAGGGAACCCAAAGCTCAAAGTCCAACCCGGGGCGAGGATAGTGTGTCTCCGGGAAAGCGCGCTCTCTCTAATCCGTGGGAACCGGCTGGGGCGCGGCAGGGAGCAGGTGCTTCTGGATGCACAGAGCACAGACGGCGCGACACACGGCCAGCGCCGGGCGGCTCTCGCAGACGGAAGCCAGCGGAGCAGCGTGGTGTGACCTCCTCGTGTCAGGATCTTATTCGTACACGTTTGAAATATTGCATTCAATTTTGAAAGGATTCActgaattccagaaagagaagttatttttGAAGAACGAGGATTCCGGGTGGCGGGAGAAACAGAAGCCGAT
This window contains:
- the LOC117795418 gene encoding tensin-3-like, with product MLKDKEPGSFIVRDSHSFRGAYGLAMKVATPPPSVLQLNKKVGDLANELVRHFLIECTPKGVRLKGCPNEPYFGSLTALVCQHSITPLALPCKLLIPDRGTLSGPPRCSGCPHACRVRQCRVREDPPTEVRLESSSVMCPVVVPRTHTHPEAGEGSPAPLGMXVGSKR